Part of the Sulfuricurvum kujiense DSM 16994 genome, CAAGCTGGCACAGCTTTTTATCGAAAGCCCTTACGCGACGCCCGATGCGCTTAGCGTCGTTTACGGTGATGCGGAGGTGGGAAGCGCGTTGGTCGGGAGCGATATCCCTCGTGTCATCAGTTTTACCGGATCGGTCGGGGTCGGAAATATCATAACCCGCAGTGCGGGAATTAAAAAAATCTCTCTCGAACTCGGCGGCAATGCGGCGACCTATATCGATACAAGCGCCGATTTGGAATATGCCGCCGCGCGTTGTGCGATCGGTGCGTTTGTCAATTCGGGGCAGGTGTGTATTTCATTGCAGCGTATTTATGTTGACAGCTCTGTATATGATGAATTTGCTCTCAAAATGGCCGAAGCAACGTCCAAACTCGTCGTCGGATCACCCTATAACGACGATACGTTTTTAGGACCGCTGATCAATGACGAAGCGGCGTCAAGAGCTATGAGCTGGGTTGAAAGCGCCATCGAAGAGGGGGCACGTGCATTGACGCCGCCGAGATGTGAAGGACGCATTTTTTATCCGTGTGTCATGGCGGATGTTACGGAGTCGATGAAAATCGTTTGCGAGGAAGTATTTGCGCCGATCGTGAGTCTGGTTCGGGTGGATGGAATTGATGATGCAATCACACGTATGAACAATTCGCCGTATGGATTGCAGTTTTCGGTTTTTACCAATAACCTCTCTCATGCGACCAAAGCGATCGATGAACTCGATGCCGGCGGTGTCGTAATCAACGATATGCCGACACTCCGTTTTGATATTCAACCTTACGGCGGTGTCAAGCTCAGCGGTGTAGGACGCGAAGGTCCCCGTTTTGCAATAGAAGAGTTTACGGAAATTAAGTCCATAGTCATACTATAAAAAATAAAGGAATTAATAATGTTAGAAGTAGGAACCACAGCCCCCGATTTTTGTTTGAGTAACCAAGACGACGTAGAGATATGTTCACGCGACCTGCGCGGAAAATGGATCGTTCTTTATTTTTACCCGAAAGATTCGACTCCGGGATGTACGACCGAAGCGTGCGAGTTTAGCGACGCTATGGACGATTATGACGATATGGGGGCGATTATTCTCGGTGTAAGCGCTGACAGTACCAAGTCGCACCGCAATTTCATCGAGAAAAAATCGCTTCAGATCACACTTCTCAGCGATCCGACAACCCAGATGATGCAAGAGTACGGTGTATGGGCGATGAAGAAAAACTATGGCAAAGAGTATATGGGGATTGTCCGCTCAACCTATATTATCGATCCGAAAGGGATCGTACGTGTGGCATGGACGAATGTTAAAGTGAAAGATCATGTGGCGAAAGTTAAAGAGGAGTTGGCAAAGGTTCAAGGGTAGTTCCCGCGATA contains:
- a CDS encoding aldehyde dehydrogenase family protein; the protein is MDAHVWMGSRQVVTQSYNERLSPYDGRVVSRAAECSADDARQALIIAQNASKIAKKVALHQRCAWLLDVASKLKEQREEFARVLCDEVGKPITYARIEVDRCIETITLSAETMRTMHGESINTDAMPSGRAAHAYWRREAAGVVVAITPFNFPLNLVAHKLAPALVAGNAVVLKPTPEAPLCAYKLAQLFIESPYATPDALSVVYGDAEVGSALVGSDIPRVISFTGSVGVGNIITRSAGIKKISLELGGNAATYIDTSADLEYAAARCAIGAFVNSGQVCISLQRIYVDSSVYDEFALKMAEATSKLVVGSPYNDDTFLGPLINDEAASRAMSWVESAIEEGARALTPPRCEGRIFYPCVMADVTESMKIVCEEVFAPIVSLVRVDGIDDAITRMNNSPYGLQFSVFTNNLSHATKAIDELDAGGVVINDMPTLRFDIQPYGGVKLSGVGREGPRFAIEEFTEIKSIVIL
- the bcp gene encoding thioredoxin-dependent thiol peroxidase, translated to MLEVGTTAPDFCLSNQDDVEICSRDLRGKWIVLYFYPKDSTPGCTTEACEFSDAMDDYDDMGAIILGVSADSTKSHRNFIEKKSLQITLLSDPTTQMMQEYGVWAMKKNYGKEYMGIVRSTYIIDPKGIVRVAWTNVKVKDHVAKVKEELAKVQG